The following proteins come from a genomic window of Streptomyces sp. ALI-76-A:
- a CDS encoding VOC family protein: MALRLVQIAVNARDDSALGRFWAEALGWSTSIEEPGVTNLEPEGFTCPDPVAVCIDIIVVPEPETVKNRVHLDLRPYPGDDRAAEAARLRALGATDIDLGQGHVSWTCLVDPEGNEFDILAPG; the protein is encoded by the coding sequence ATGGCACTGCGACTTGTCCAGATCGCGGTGAACGCTCGGGACGACTCCGCGCTCGGCCGGTTCTGGGCCGAGGCGCTCGGCTGGAGCACCTCCATCGAGGAACCCGGAGTGACCAACCTCGAACCCGAGGGATTCACCTGTCCCGACCCCGTCGCCGTCTGCATCGACATCATCGTCGTCCCGGAACCCGAGACCGTGAAGAACCGCGTCCACCTCGACCTCCGGCCCTACCCCGGTGACGATCGAGCGGCGGAGGCGGCCCGACTGCGGGCCCTCGGCGCCACCGACATCGATCTCGGCCAGGGCCACGTGTCGTGGACCTGCCTCGTCGACCCGGAGGGCAACGAGTTCGACATCCTCGCTCCGGGCTGA